Proteins co-encoded in one Medicago truncatula cultivar Jemalong A17 chromosome 8, MtrunA17r5.0-ANR, whole genome shotgun sequence genomic window:
- the LOC11409309 gene encoding G-type lectin S-receptor-like serine/threonine-protein kinase CES101 isoform X1 translates to MISFEIKKQVVLIYLWLWWNTTSICVKATNDSLRPGDKLDANSNLCSKQGMYCLYFNSEEAHLVISSGFDGPVVWMYDRNQPIDIYSAVLSLDYSGVLKIEFQNRNVPIIIYYLPEPTNDTVATMLDTGNFVLQQLHPNGTKSILWQSFDYPTDSLIPTMKLGVNRKTGHNWSLVSRLAHSRPTSGEFSLEWEPKEGELNIRKSGKVHWKSGKLRSNGIFENIPAKVQSIYRYIIVSNKDEDSFAFEVNDGNFIRWFISPKGRLISDAGSTANADMCYGYKSDEGCQVANEDMCYGYNSDGGCQKWEEIPNCREPGEVFRKKVGRPNKDNATTTEGDVNYGYSDCKMRCWRNCNCYGFQELYINFTGCIYYSWNSTQDVDLDKKNNFYALVKPTKSPPNSHVNAGKRRIWVGAAIATSLLILCPLILCLAKKKQKYALQGKKSKRKEGKRKDLAESYDIKDLENDFKGHDIKVFNFTSILEATLDFSSENKLGQGGYGPVYKGILATGQEVAVKRLSKTSGQGIVEFRNELALICELQHTNLVQLLGCCIHEEERILIYEYMPNKSLDFYLFDCTRKKLLDWKKRLNIIEGISQGLLYLHKYSRLKIIHRDLKASNILLDENMNPKISDFGMARMFTQQESTVNTNRIVGTYGYMSPEYAMEGICSTKSDVYSFGVLLLEIVCGRKNNSFHDVDRPLNLIGHAWELWNDGEYLQLLDPSLCDTFVPDEVKRCIHVGLLCVQQYANDRPTMSDVISMLTNKYELTTLPRRPAFYIRREIYDGETTSKGPDTDTYSTTAISTSCEVEGKYK, encoded by the exons atgataAGCTTTGAAATAAAGAAACAAGTTGTATTGATATACCTATGGTTGTGGTGGAACACTACTAGCATTTGTGTTAAAGCAACAAATGATAGTTTGAGGCCAGGTGATAAATTGGATGCAAATTCCAACCTATGTTCTAAACAAGGCATGTATTGTCTATATTTCAATAGCGAAGAAGCTCACTTGGTTATAAGTAGTGGTTTTGATGGCCCAGTAGTGTGGATGTATGATAGAAATCAACCCATAGACATATATTCAGCAGTTCTATCACTAGACTACTCTGGTGTGCTCAAAATAGAATTTCAAAATAGGAATGTACCgattatcatttattatttgCCTGAACCAACCAACGACACTGTGGCCACTATGTTAGACACAGGTAACTTTGTGCTTCAACAACTTCACCCAAATGGGACAAAGAGTATACTATGGCAGAGTTTTGACTATCCAACAGATAGTTTGATCCCAACGATGAAGTTAGGTGTTAATCGAAAAACAGGACATAATTGGTCATTGGTTTCACGGTTGGCTCATTCGCGACCAACTTCAGGTGAATTTAGTCTTGAATGGGAACCAAAAGAAGGTGAATTGAACATAAGGAAAAGCGGCAAAGTGCATTGGAAAAGCGGAAAACTTAGAAGTAATGGAATATTCGAGAACATTCCAGCGAAAGTTCAAAGTATATATCGGTACATTATTGTGTCTAACAAGGATGAAGATTCTTTTGCTTTCGAAGTTAATGATGGGAATTTTATACGATGGTTCATATCCCCGAAGGGGAGGTTAATAAGTGATGCTGGAAGCACTGCTAATGCAGACATGTGTTATGGATATAAAAGTGATGAAGGGTGCCAAGTTGCAAACGAAGACATGTGTTATGGATATAATAGCGATGGAGGGTGCCAAAAATGGGAGGAAATACCAAATTGTAGGGAACCTGGTGAGGTTTTTCGGAAAAAGGTGGGAAGACCAAATAAAGACAATGCAACAACTACTGAAGGTGATGTGAATTATGGTTATAGTGATTGCAAGATGAGATGTTGGAGAAATTGTAATTGCTATGGATTCCAAGAATTATACATTAATTTTACTGGATGTATATACTATTCATGGAATTCAACACAAGACGTTGATTTGGACAAAAAGAATAACTTTTACGCCTTGGTAAAGCCAACAAAATCACCTCCGAATTCCCATG TCAATGCAGGTAAGAGGAGGATATGGGTAGGTGCTGCAATCGCAACTTCTTTACTCATATTATGCCCACTCATTTTATGCCTAgccaaaaagaaacaaaaatatgcaCTACAAG gtaagaaaagtaaaagaaaagaggGTAAGAGGAAAGATTTGGCGGAATCCTATGATATCAAAGATCTTGAAAATGACTTCAAAGGACATGATATAAAAGTTTTTAACTTTACATCAATTTTGGAAGCAACTTTGGACTTTTCATCTGAAAACAAGTTAGGACAGGGAGGCTATGGACCCGTTTATAAG GGAATCTTGGCAACAGGACAAGAAGTTGCTGTAAAAAGACTTTCAAAAACATCTGGACAAGGAATTGTGGAATTCAGAAATGAATTGGCATTGATATGTGAACTTCAACACACAAATCTTGTACAACTACTTGGTTGTTGCATTCATGAAGAAGAAAGGATTCTAATTTACGAATATATGCCAAATAAAAGCTTGGATTTCTATCTATTTG ATTGTACAAGAAAAAAGTTACTAGACTGGAAGAAGCGCCTGAACATAATCGAAGGAATTTCTCAAGGACTACTCTATCTTCATAAGTACTCAAGACTCAAAATCATTCACAGAGACTTGAAGGCTAGCAACATACTCCTTGATGAGAATATGAACCCGAAAATTTCTGATTTCGGTATGGCAAGAATGTTCACGCAACAAGAATCAACAGTTAACACCAATAGGATTGTTGGGACATA TGGATACATGTCTCCAGAATATGCAATGGAAGGAATTTGTTCAACAAAGTCTGATGTTTATAGCTTTGGAGTGTTGCTTCTTGAAATTGTTtgtggaagaaaaaacaatagcTTCCATGATGTTGATCGCCCACTAAACCTAATAGGACAT GCATGGGAGCTATGGAATGATGGTGAGTATCTACAGTTACTGGATCCATCTTTATGTGACACATTTGTTCCTGATGAAGTGAAAAGGTGCATTCACGTTGGTCTCTTATGTGTACAACAATATGCTAATGATCGACCTACAATGTCCGATGTTATATCAATGTTAACAAACAAATATGAACTCACAACTTTACCAAGAAGACCAGCATTCTATATTAGAAGAGAGATCTATGACGGGGAAACAACTTCTAAAGGGCCAGACACCGACACCTATTCTACGACAGCAATTTCTACCTCATGTGAAGTAGAAGGAAAATATAAGTAA
- the LOC11409309 gene encoding G-type lectin S-receptor-like serine/threonine-protein kinase CES101 isoform X2 yields the protein MISFEIKKQVVLIYLWLWWNTTSICVKATNDSLRPGDKLDANSNLCSKQGMYCLYFNSEEAHLVISSGFDGPVVWMYDRNQPIDIYSAVLSLDYSGVLKIEFQNRNVPIIIYYLPEPTNDTVATMLDTGNFVLQQLHPNGTKSILWQSFDYPTDSLIPTMKLGVNRKTGHNWSLVSRLAHSRPTSGEFSLEWEPKEGELNIRKSGKVHWKSGKLRSNGIFENIPAKVQSIYRYIIVSNKDEDSFAFEVNDGNFIRWFISPKGRLISDAGSTANADMCYGYKSDEGCQVANEDMCYGYNSDGGCQKWEEIPNCREPGEVFRKKVGRPNKDNATTTEGDVNYGYSDCKMRCWRNCNCYGFQELYINFTGCIYYSWNSTQDVDLDKKNNFYALVKPTKSPPNSHGKRRIWVGAAIATSLLILCPLILCLAKKKQKYALQGKKSKRKEGKRKDLAESYDIKDLENDFKGHDIKVFNFTSILEATLDFSSENKLGQGGYGPVYKGILATGQEVAVKRLSKTSGQGIVEFRNELALICELQHTNLVQLLGCCIHEEERILIYEYMPNKSLDFYLFDCTRKKLLDWKKRLNIIEGISQGLLYLHKYSRLKIIHRDLKASNILLDENMNPKISDFGMARMFTQQESTVNTNRIVGTYGYMSPEYAMEGICSTKSDVYSFGVLLLEIVCGRKNNSFHDVDRPLNLIGHAWELWNDGEYLQLLDPSLCDTFVPDEVKRCIHVGLLCVQQYANDRPTMSDVISMLTNKYELTTLPRRPAFYIRREIYDGETTSKGPDTDTYSTTAISTSCEVEGKYK from the exons atgataAGCTTTGAAATAAAGAAACAAGTTGTATTGATATACCTATGGTTGTGGTGGAACACTACTAGCATTTGTGTTAAAGCAACAAATGATAGTTTGAGGCCAGGTGATAAATTGGATGCAAATTCCAACCTATGTTCTAAACAAGGCATGTATTGTCTATATTTCAATAGCGAAGAAGCTCACTTGGTTATAAGTAGTGGTTTTGATGGCCCAGTAGTGTGGATGTATGATAGAAATCAACCCATAGACATATATTCAGCAGTTCTATCACTAGACTACTCTGGTGTGCTCAAAATAGAATTTCAAAATAGGAATGTACCgattatcatttattatttgCCTGAACCAACCAACGACACTGTGGCCACTATGTTAGACACAGGTAACTTTGTGCTTCAACAACTTCACCCAAATGGGACAAAGAGTATACTATGGCAGAGTTTTGACTATCCAACAGATAGTTTGATCCCAACGATGAAGTTAGGTGTTAATCGAAAAACAGGACATAATTGGTCATTGGTTTCACGGTTGGCTCATTCGCGACCAACTTCAGGTGAATTTAGTCTTGAATGGGAACCAAAAGAAGGTGAATTGAACATAAGGAAAAGCGGCAAAGTGCATTGGAAAAGCGGAAAACTTAGAAGTAATGGAATATTCGAGAACATTCCAGCGAAAGTTCAAAGTATATATCGGTACATTATTGTGTCTAACAAGGATGAAGATTCTTTTGCTTTCGAAGTTAATGATGGGAATTTTATACGATGGTTCATATCCCCGAAGGGGAGGTTAATAAGTGATGCTGGAAGCACTGCTAATGCAGACATGTGTTATGGATATAAAAGTGATGAAGGGTGCCAAGTTGCAAACGAAGACATGTGTTATGGATATAATAGCGATGGAGGGTGCCAAAAATGGGAGGAAATACCAAATTGTAGGGAACCTGGTGAGGTTTTTCGGAAAAAGGTGGGAAGACCAAATAAAGACAATGCAACAACTACTGAAGGTGATGTGAATTATGGTTATAGTGATTGCAAGATGAGATGTTGGAGAAATTGTAATTGCTATGGATTCCAAGAATTATACATTAATTTTACTGGATGTATATACTATTCATGGAATTCAACACAAGACGTTGATTTGGACAAAAAGAATAACTTTTACGCCTTGGTAAAGCCAACAAAATCACCTCCGAATTCCCATG GTAAGAGGAGGATATGGGTAGGTGCTGCAATCGCAACTTCTTTACTCATATTATGCCCACTCATTTTATGCCTAgccaaaaagaaacaaaaatatgcaCTACAAG gtaagaaaagtaaaagaaaagaggGTAAGAGGAAAGATTTGGCGGAATCCTATGATATCAAAGATCTTGAAAATGACTTCAAAGGACATGATATAAAAGTTTTTAACTTTACATCAATTTTGGAAGCAACTTTGGACTTTTCATCTGAAAACAAGTTAGGACAGGGAGGCTATGGACCCGTTTATAAG GGAATCTTGGCAACAGGACAAGAAGTTGCTGTAAAAAGACTTTCAAAAACATCTGGACAAGGAATTGTGGAATTCAGAAATGAATTGGCATTGATATGTGAACTTCAACACACAAATCTTGTACAACTACTTGGTTGTTGCATTCATGAAGAAGAAAGGATTCTAATTTACGAATATATGCCAAATAAAAGCTTGGATTTCTATCTATTTG ATTGTACAAGAAAAAAGTTACTAGACTGGAAGAAGCGCCTGAACATAATCGAAGGAATTTCTCAAGGACTACTCTATCTTCATAAGTACTCAAGACTCAAAATCATTCACAGAGACTTGAAGGCTAGCAACATACTCCTTGATGAGAATATGAACCCGAAAATTTCTGATTTCGGTATGGCAAGAATGTTCACGCAACAAGAATCAACAGTTAACACCAATAGGATTGTTGGGACATA TGGATACATGTCTCCAGAATATGCAATGGAAGGAATTTGTTCAACAAAGTCTGATGTTTATAGCTTTGGAGTGTTGCTTCTTGAAATTGTTtgtggaagaaaaaacaatagcTTCCATGATGTTGATCGCCCACTAAACCTAATAGGACAT GCATGGGAGCTATGGAATGATGGTGAGTATCTACAGTTACTGGATCCATCTTTATGTGACACATTTGTTCCTGATGAAGTGAAAAGGTGCATTCACGTTGGTCTCTTATGTGTACAACAATATGCTAATGATCGACCTACAATGTCCGATGTTATATCAATGTTAACAAACAAATATGAACTCACAACTTTACCAAGAAGACCAGCATTCTATATTAGAAGAGAGATCTATGACGGGGAAACAACTTCTAAAGGGCCAGACACCGACACCTATTCTACGACAGCAATTTCTACCTCATGTGAAGTAGAAGGAAAATATAAGTAA